From Vibrio splendidus, a single genomic window includes:
- the mdh gene encoding malate dehydrogenase — protein sequence MKVAVIGAAGGIGQALALLLKNRLPAGSDLALYDIAPVTPGVAADLSHIPTPVSIKGYAGEDPTPALEGADVVLISAGVARKPGMDRADLFNVNAGIVKSLAEKIAVTCPTACVGIITNPVNTTVPIAAEVLKKAGVYDKRRLFGITTLDVIRSETFVAELKDKDPSNIRVPVIGGHSGVTILPLLSQVEGVEFTDEEIAALTTRIQNAGTEVVEAKAGGGSATLSMGQAACRFGLALVKALQGEENVIECAYVEGEGEHAPFFAQPVKLGKEGAEAILSYGELSDFERNALDSMLETLNGDIEIGVEFAK from the coding sequence ATGAAAGTAGCTGTTATTGGTGCCGCTGGTGGCATCGGTCAAGCCCTAGCCCTACTACTAAAGAACCGCCTGCCTGCTGGTTCAGATCTTGCACTTTACGACATCGCTCCGGTAACTCCGGGTGTTGCTGCCGATCTTAGCCATATCCCAACACCTGTTTCGATCAAAGGTTACGCGGGTGAAGATCCAACACCAGCACTAGAAGGTGCGGATGTTGTGCTTATTTCTGCGGGTGTTGCTCGTAAGCCTGGTATGGATCGTGCGGATCTTTTCAATGTGAACGCTGGCATTGTTAAGTCTCTTGCAGAGAAAATCGCAGTTACTTGTCCTACTGCTTGTGTTGGTATCATCACTAACCCAGTAAATACAACAGTACCAATCGCTGCTGAAGTACTTAAGAAAGCGGGCGTTTACGACAAGCGTCGTTTATTCGGTATTACTACTCTTGATGTTATTCGTTCTGAAACGTTTGTTGCTGAGCTGAAAGATAAAGATCCAAGCAACATCCGTGTTCCTGTTATCGGCGGTCACTCAGGTGTAACGATCCTTCCTCTACTTTCTCAAGTTGAAGGCGTAGAGTTTACTGATGAAGAAATCGCAGCGCTAACAACTCGTATCCAAAATGCGGGTACTGAAGTAGTAGAAGCTAAAGCTGGCGGCGGCAGTGCAACACTATCGATGGGTCAAGCGGCTTGTCGCTTCGGTCTTGCTCTAGTGAAAGCGCTTCAAGGCGAAGAGAACGTAATTGAATGTGCATACGTTGAAGGTGAAGGCGAGCACGCACCATTCTTCGCACAACCAGTTAAACTTGGCAAAGAGGGCGCAGAAGCGATCCTTAGCTACGGTGAACTGAGCGACTTCGAACGTAATGCTTTAGATAGCATGCTTGAAACGCTAAATGGCGATATTGAGATCGGTGTTGAATTCGCTAAATAA
- the cgtA gene encoding Obg family GTPase CgtA codes for MKFVDEASVKIEAGDGGNGTVSFWREKFVAKGGPDGGDGGDGGDVYIQADENLNTLIDYRFQRFYNAERGENGRGGNCTGKRGKDMTMKVPVGTRAVDIHTNEIVAEVAEHGKKVMVGKGGWHGLGNTRFKSSVNRAPRQKTMGTKGEVRELRLELLLLADVGMLGLPNAGKSTFIRSVSAAKPKVADYPFTTLIPSLGVVSVVPEKSFVVADIPGLIEGAADGAGLGIRFLKHLERCRVLLHMIDILPIDGSDPIQNALTIIDELEQYSEKVAQKPRWLVFNKVDLMPEEEADEKIQEIVEALGWEGEYFKISAVNKIGTKDLCFKLGEFMENLPREVEAIEEEEKVNFMWDDYHKDAMAGKNVVTEDDDDWDDWDDEEDDGHVIYVRD; via the coding sequence ATGAAATTCGTTGATGAAGCATCAGTAAAAATAGAAGCCGGTGATGGCGGTAATGGTACAGTAAGCTTTTGGCGCGAAAAATTCGTCGCTAAAGGTGGTCCTGACGGCGGTGATGGCGGTGATGGCGGTGATGTTTACATTCAAGCGGATGAAAACTTAAACACACTGATCGATTACCGTTTCCAACGTTTTTACAATGCTGAGCGTGGCGAAAATGGCCGCGGTGGTAACTGTACTGGTAAACGTGGTAAAGATATGACGATGAAAGTACCGGTAGGTACTCGCGCTGTTGATATCCACACGAATGAAATCGTTGCTGAAGTTGCTGAGCATGGCAAGAAAGTTATGGTTGGTAAAGGTGGTTGGCACGGTCTTGGTAACACGCGCTTTAAGTCGTCTGTTAACCGTGCTCCTCGTCAAAAGACAATGGGTACTAAAGGTGAAGTTCGCGAACTACGTTTAGAGCTTCTTCTGCTAGCGGATGTTGGTATGCTTGGTTTGCCAAACGCTGGTAAATCTACGTTTATTCGCTCAGTATCTGCTGCGAAACCAAAAGTGGCTGATTACCCGTTTACGACGCTAATCCCTAGCTTAGGTGTGGTAAGTGTTGTCCCTGAGAAGAGTTTCGTAGTTGCCGATATCCCTGGCTTGATCGAAGGCGCAGCTGATGGCGCTGGTCTTGGTATTCGTTTCTTGAAGCACCTTGAGCGTTGTCGCGTTCTTCTGCATATGATCGATATTTTGCCGATCGATGGTTCTGATCCTATTCAGAATGCACTGACGATCATCGATGAGCTTGAGCAATACAGTGAGAAAGTTGCACAGAAACCTCGTTGGTTAGTATTCAATAAAGTTGACCTAATGCCTGAAGAAGAAGCTGACGAAAAGATTCAAGAAATCGTTGAAGCTTTGGGTTGGGAAGGCGAGTACTTCAAGATCTCTGCTGTAAACAAGATCGGTACCAAAGATCTTTGCTTTAAACTGGGTGAGTTCATGGAGAACCTACCTCGTGAAGTTGAAGCAATTGAAGAAGAAGAAAAAGTTAACTTTATGTGGGATGACTACCATAAAGATGCGATGGCCGGTAAGAATGTCGTTACTGAAGATGACGACGACTGGGATGATTGGGATGACGAAGAAGATGACGGTCATGTTATCTATGTTCGTGATTAA
- the rpmA gene encoding 50S ribosomal protein L27, with protein sequence MAHKKAGGSTNNGRDSESKRLGVKRFGGESVLAGNIIVRQRGTKFHAGTNVGIGKDHTLFALTEGKVKFAVKGPKNRKFVSIEAE encoded by the coding sequence ATGGCACATAAAAAAGCTGGCGGTTCTACTAATAACGGCCGCGATTCAGAAAGCAAACGTCTTGGTGTTAAGCGTTTTGGTGGTGAATCTGTTCTTGCAGGTAACATCATCGTTCGTCAACGTGGTACTAAGTTCCACGCTGGCACAAACGTTGGCATCGGTAAAGACCATACTCTTTTCGCTCTTACTGAAGGTAAAGTGAAATTTGCAGTAAAAGGTCCTAAAAACCGTAAGTTTGTAAGCATCGAAGCTGAGTAA
- a CDS encoding TAXI family TRAP transporter solute-binding subunit: MAFTKLIKVGAIAAAVMGAGAVNAQEFITIGTGSVTGVYYPTGGAICKLVNKGRKDHNIRCSVESTGGSIYNVNTIRAGELDFGVVQSDWQYHGYNGTSKFKDQGEYKKLRAMFSLHTEPFNIIARTDAGINNVSDLAGKRVNIGNPGSGDRATMGVVMDAMGWTNDSFKLASELKGSERSQALCDNKIDAFIYMVGHPNGSIKEATTSCDAKLVSATGPQIDKIVAENPYYAYSTVPAGMYRGTDADVNSFGVAATMVTTSDVSDEVAYNVAKAVFENFATFKRLHPAFANLKKEDMVKAGISIPLHPGAVKYYKEVGLLK, encoded by the coding sequence ATGGCATTTACCAAACTTATTAAAGTTGGGGCTATTGCAGCTGCTGTAATGGGCGCTGGCGCAGTTAACGCTCAAGAGTTCATCACAATTGGTACTGGTTCAGTAACGGGTGTTTACTACCCAACTGGTGGCGCTATTTGTAAGCTAGTGAACAAAGGCCGCAAAGACCACAACATTCGTTGTTCTGTAGAATCTACTGGTGGTTCGATCTACAACGTTAACACCATCCGTGCTGGTGAACTAGATTTCGGTGTTGTTCAATCGGACTGGCAATACCACGGCTACAACGGTACAAGTAAATTTAAAGATCAGGGCGAATACAAAAAACTTCGCGCTATGTTCTCTCTACATACAGAACCGTTCAACATCATCGCTCGTACCGATGCTGGTATCAACAATGTGTCTGACCTAGCAGGTAAGCGTGTAAACATTGGGAACCCAGGCTCTGGTGACCGTGCAACGATGGGTGTTGTAATGGACGCTATGGGTTGGACTAACGATAGCTTCAAGCTTGCTTCTGAACTTAAAGGTTCTGAGCGTTCACAAGCTCTTTGTGACAACAAGATTGATGCATTCATCTACATGGTTGGTCACCCGAACGGATCAATCAAAGAAGCAACGACTTCTTGTGATGCAAAACTGGTTTCTGCAACTGGTCCACAAATCGACAAGATCGTAGCTGAAAACCCATACTACGCATACAGCACAGTTCCAGCTGGCATGTACCGTGGTACAGATGCTGACGTAAACAGCTTCGGTGTTGCTGCAACTATGGTAACAACGTCTGACGTTTCTGATGAAGTCGCATACAACGTTGCTAAAGCGGTATTTGAAAACTTCGCTACATTCAAACGCCTGCACCCAGCATTTGCGAACCTGAAGAAAGAAGACATGGTTAAAGCGGGTATCTCAATCCCTCTTCACCCTGGCGCAGTAAAATACTACAAAGAAGTAGGCCTTCTAAAGTAA
- the ispB gene encoding octaprenyl diphosphate synthase: MDFKAIQTLTANDMAKVNETIQAQLNSDVSLINQLGFYIVSGGGKRLRPLLALLSARALGYQGEAHITSAAFIEFIHTATLLHDDVVDESDMRRGKATANAAFGNAASVLVGDFIYTRSFQMMTTLGSLKILELMSEAVNVIAEGEVQQLMNCNNPDTTEESYMQVIYSKTARLFEAATQIGAILSESSPEIETAMQNYGKYLGTAFQLIDDVMDYTADGKEMGKNVGDDLAEGKPTLPLLYAMHNGSPEQTSMIREAIEKANGMERLDDIMAVMKGTGSLEYTTNKAYEEADKAIAELSVLPDSEYKQALTTLAHLAVKRSK, from the coding sequence ATGGATTTTAAAGCTATCCAAACGCTTACTGCCAATGATATGGCAAAAGTGAATGAAACAATTCAAGCCCAACTTAATTCTGACGTAAGTTTAATCAACCAGCTTGGTTTTTATATCGTTAGCGGTGGTGGCAAACGCCTACGTCCTTTGCTTGCTCTTTTATCTGCTCGTGCACTTGGTTATCAAGGTGAAGCTCATATCACCTCTGCAGCTTTTATCGAGTTTATTCACACAGCTACCCTTCTCCATGATGATGTCGTCGACGAGTCGGACATGAGACGCGGTAAAGCGACAGCCAACGCAGCTTTTGGTAATGCCGCTAGCGTTTTGGTGGGTGACTTTATCTACACTCGCTCGTTCCAGATGATGACAACGCTAGGATCCTTAAAGATCCTTGAGTTAATGAGTGAAGCAGTTAACGTGATTGCCGAGGGTGAAGTTCAACAATTAATGAACTGTAATAACCCGGACACCACAGAAGAAAGTTACATGCAGGTCATCTACTCGAAGACCGCTCGCTTGTTTGAAGCTGCAACGCAAATCGGTGCAATTCTTAGCGAATCATCACCTGAAATCGAAACGGCTATGCAAAACTACGGTAAATACCTAGGCACTGCATTCCAATTGATTGATGATGTGATGGATTACACTGCTGATGGTAAAGAGATGGGTAAGAACGTTGGTGACGATCTAGCCGAAGGCAAACCAACACTGCCTCTACTTTACGCAATGCACAATGGTTCTCCTGAACAAACCAGCATGATTCGAGAAGCGATTGAAAAAGCCAATGGTATGGAGCGTCTCGACGACATTATGGCTGTGATGAAAGGGACAGGCTCGTTAGAGTACACAACAAATAAAGCCTATGAAGAAGCAGATAAAGCGATTGCTGAGCTTTCTGTACTTCCTGATTCAGAATATAAGCAAGCGCTAACCACGCTCGCACACTTAGCTGTTAAACGTAGCAAGTAA
- a CDS encoding TRAP transporter permease, producing MTQTTSPSPDVQEMVAQSDTGARSPHGIQGRILWFVPLCWSLFQLWYASPLPFIFNFAILNDTEARAIHLTFAIFLAFTAYPAMKNSPRDRIPAVDWILALVGSFSASYIYIFYTQLAERSGAPTTFDIVAAVFGMVLLLEATRRALGPPLMVVAAVFLLYTFGGPHMPDVIAHKGASLNKAMSHLWLTTEGVFGVALGVSTSFVFLFVLFGAMLERAGAGAYFIKVAFSLLGHMKGGPAKAAVVASGLSGLVSGSSIANVVTTGTFTIPLMKRVGFSGEKAGAVEVAASTNGQLTPPIMGAAAFLMVEYVGISYVEVIKAALLPALISYIALIYIVHLEACKAGMTGLPRRHTPTIVQSLLSFTGTILGLCVISAAVYYGVGWTKDVFGDAATPIVTVALLISYVALVRVSAKYAAEGGMDIDAELTEVPDPGPTIKSGLHFLLPIVVLVWCLTVERFSPGLSAFWATVFMIFILITQRPLMTLMNKSDDLAEQTKAGFVDLLESLVSGARNMIGIGVATAAAGTVVGVVTLTGIGLVMTDFVEFISGGSIILMLLFTAVISLILGMGLPTTANYIVVSTLMAPVIVTLGAAHGLIIPLIAVHLFVFYFGILADDTPPVGLAAFAAAAIAKSDPIRTGIQGFTYDIRTAILPFMFIFNTQLLLMGIDSWWHLFLTIFSSVTAVLIFAAATQGWWFTKNKWWETILLLVLTFSFFRPGFWWDMIYPEKVLSPGVEIAQITEGLSVGQSLELRVGGENLEGDYSEKTVRLPFEDSATTSEDRIASMGLMLTKSEGKMIVDMVEFGSPAEAAGIDFDWEIKSVIQDAERPMKEWVFLPSLLILIGLAMNQRRRARKDEISA from the coding sequence ATGACGCAGACAACATCACCGTCTCCAGATGTGCAAGAAATGGTGGCACAATCAGACACTGGTGCGCGTAGCCCTCACGGTATCCAAGGCCGTATTTTATGGTTTGTGCCTCTATGTTGGTCACTGTTCCAACTTTGGTATGCATCCCCGCTGCCGTTCATTTTTAACTTCGCAATTTTAAACGACACTGAAGCTCGAGCAATTCATCTTACGTTTGCCATCTTCCTAGCCTTTACCGCTTACCCAGCAATGAAAAATTCGCCTCGGGATAGAATTCCTGCGGTCGACTGGATATTAGCGCTGGTTGGTAGCTTTTCAGCTTCGTATATCTATATTTTCTATACTCAACTCGCTGAACGTTCAGGCGCACCGACAACATTCGATATTGTTGCTGCTGTATTTGGTATGGTTCTACTGCTTGAAGCAACACGACGCGCTTTAGGTCCACCTCTTATGGTTGTGGCTGCAGTATTCCTACTTTACACCTTTGGCGGTCCACACATGCCAGACGTTATCGCCCATAAAGGTGCAAGCCTGAACAAGGCAATGTCGCATCTGTGGCTAACAACTGAAGGTGTATTCGGTGTTGCTCTTGGCGTCTCTACGTCATTCGTATTCTTGTTTGTACTGTTTGGTGCAATGCTAGAACGCGCAGGCGCTGGTGCTTACTTCATCAAAGTGGCTTTCTCTTTGCTTGGCCACATGAAAGGCGGTCCAGCGAAAGCAGCTGTTGTTGCATCTGGCCTATCCGGTCTAGTGTCTGGTTCATCTATTGCTAACGTGGTTACCACGGGTACTTTCACAATCCCTCTGATGAAAAGAGTCGGATTCTCAGGTGAAAAAGCCGGTGCTGTAGAAGTAGCCGCTTCAACCAATGGTCAGTTAACCCCACCAATCATGGGTGCTGCTGCATTCTTGATGGTTGAATATGTGGGTATCTCGTATGTAGAAGTGATTAAAGCGGCGCTATTGCCTGCTCTTATCTCTTACATCGCCCTGATTTACATTGTTCACTTAGAAGCATGTAAAGCGGGTATGACAGGCCTACCTCGTCGTCACACACCAACTATCGTACAAAGCCTACTGTCTTTCACTGGTACCATTTTAGGTCTTTGTGTCATCAGTGCTGCGGTTTACTACGGTGTCGGCTGGACGAAAGATGTCTTTGGCGATGCAGCGACACCTATTGTTACCGTTGCTCTATTGATCTCTTATGTAGCCTTGGTTCGAGTATCAGCAAAATATGCCGCTGAAGGTGGCATGGACATCGATGCCGAGCTAACAGAAGTACCCGATCCAGGCCCAACCATTAAGTCTGGTTTACATTTCCTATTGCCTATCGTGGTGCTTGTTTGGTGTCTGACTGTAGAGCGATTCTCTCCAGGTCTTTCTGCCTTCTGGGCAACGGTATTCATGATCTTCATTTTGATCACACAGCGTCCTTTGATGACTCTGATGAACAAATCGGACGATCTTGCAGAGCAAACTAAAGCCGGTTTCGTTGATCTATTAGAGAGCTTGGTTTCAGGCGCGCGCAACATGATCGGTATCGGTGTAGCAACAGCTGCAGCGGGTACGGTTGTCGGCGTGGTGACTCTGACGGGTATCGGCTTGGTAATGACGGACTTCGTTGAGTTCATCTCAGGCGGTAGCATCATTCTTATGCTGCTGTTCACTGCGGTAATCAGCTTAATCTTAGGTATGGGCTTACCAACAACGGCGAACTACATCGTTGTATCAACGCTGATGGCTCCGGTAATTGTTACCTTAGGCGCGGCGCATGGCCTGATCATCCCTCTGATTGCAGTTCACTTATTCGTGTTCTACTTCGGTATTTTAGCCGATGATACGCCTCCAGTTGGTTTGGCAGCTTTTGCGGCCGCCGCGATTGCAAAATCAGACCCGATTCGAACCGGTATTCAAGGCTTTACTTATGATATCCGGACCGCGATCTTGCCATTCATGTTCATTTTCAATACTCAACTACTATTGATGGGCATTGATTCTTGGTGGCATCTATTCCTCACTATTTTCTCTTCTGTAACTGCGGTACTTATCTTTGCCGCTGCAACGCAAGGTTGGTGGTTTACCAAGAACAAATGGTGGGAAACGATCCTATTATTGGTTCTAACTTTCTCTTTCTTCCGCCCTGGCTTCTGGTGGGACATGATTTATCCAGAGAAAGTTCTTTCACCTGGAGTTGAGATCGCTCAAATCACAGAAGGTCTATCTGTGGGACAATCTCTTGAGTTAAGAGTGGGTGGCGAAAACTTAGAAGGTGACTATTCTGAGAAGACGGTTCGCCTTCCATTTGAAGATTCTGCGACAACAAGTGAAGACCGCATTGCTTCAATGGGCTTAATGCTGACGAAATCTGAAGGCAAGATGATTGTCGACATGGTTGAGTTCGGTAGCCCAGCAGAAGCGGCTGGCATTGACTTTGATTGGGAAATTAAATCAGTTATCCAAGACGCAGAAAGACCAATGAAAGAGTGGGTATTCTTACCATCCCTACTGATTCTAATTGGCTTAGCGATGAACCAAAGAAGGCGTGCTCGTAAGGATGAGATTAGCGCGTAA
- a CDS encoding threonine/serine exporter family protein, producing MTILELFVGLLNDMFFAAIPAVGFALVFNVPQRALIYCALGGSIGHGSRYLMMHFGIPIEWATFFAATLVGMIGVHWSHKLLAHPKVFTVAALIPMVPGVFAFKAMIAMVEINRAGYNPELLALLMENFLKSMFIIAGLAVGLAVPGLLFYRRRPIV from the coding sequence ATGACTATTTTGGAACTTTTTGTTGGGTTACTCAACGACATGTTTTTTGCTGCGATTCCTGCGGTTGGTTTTGCATTGGTGTTTAACGTACCGCAACGAGCATTAATTTATTGTGCGCTGGGAGGTTCCATTGGTCACGGTAGCCGTTATTTGATGATGCACTTTGGTATTCCTATTGAATGGGCGACGTTCTTTGCTGCTACATTGGTAGGCATGATAGGGGTGCATTGGTCGCATAAATTGTTAGCACACCCGAAAGTATTTACGGTTGCAGCCTTGATTCCGATGGTCCCTGGCGTGTTTGCCTTTAAGGCGATGATTGCCATGGTTGAGATTAACCGAGCCGGATACAACCCAGAACTATTGGCATTGTTGATGGAGAACTTTTTGAAATCGATGTTCATTATCGCAGGGCTTGCGGTTGGCTTAGCAGTGCCTGGGCTGTTATTCTACCGTCGTAGACCTATCGTCTAG
- the rplU gene encoding 50S ribosomal protein L21 — MYAVFQSGGKQHRVSEGQTLRLEKLDVETGATVEFDKVLLVANGEEIAVGAPLVEGGKVTAEVVQHGRGDKVKIVKFRRRKHSRKQAGHRQWFTEVKITGINA; from the coding sequence ATGTACGCTGTTTTCCAATCTGGTGGCAAACAACACCGAGTAAGCGAAGGTCAAACACTTCGTTTAGAGAAATTAGACGTTGAAACTGGTGCAACTGTAGAATTTGATAAAGTTCTTCTTGTTGCTAACGGCGAAGAAATCGCTGTTGGTGCACCTCTTGTTGAAGGTGGCAAAGTTACTGCAGAAGTAGTACAACACGGTCGTGGCGATAAAGTAAAAATCGTTAAGTTCCGTCGTCGTAAGCACTCGCGTAAGCAAGCTGGTCACCGTCAGTGGTTCACAGAAGTGAAAATCACTGGCATTAACGCTTAA
- a CDS encoding threonine/serine exporter family protein, producing the protein MASKQRAISRLVAQSGQMLLAHGAESTLVGDIMRRIGIACGVNEVEVALSANALVVTTVMDDHCITTTRSCADRGINMQVITEIQRVCIMMEKGILDYDLAYNKIQGISPERYNRWLVVVMIGLSCASFSRLAGGDWHVFMMTFIASACGMIVRQEIGHRHFNPLLNFAITAFVTTTISAQAVLYNIGGQPTIVMASSVLMLVPGFPLINSVADMLKGHINMGLARFTMASLLTLATSLGIVAAMSLSDVWGWVN; encoded by the coding sequence ATGGCATCAAAACAAAGAGCGATCTCAAGGTTAGTCGCTCAATCAGGACAAATGTTATTAGCTCATGGCGCCGAGAGCACACTGGTCGGTGACATTATGCGCCGCATCGGTATTGCTTGTGGGGTGAATGAGGTTGAAGTTGCACTGTCAGCCAATGCGTTGGTTGTGACAACAGTAATGGATGATCATTGCATAACGACGACTCGAAGTTGCGCTGATCGTGGCATTAATATGCAGGTGATAACCGAGATTCAACGCGTGTGTATCATGATGGAGAAAGGGATTCTTGATTATGATTTAGCTTATAATAAGATCCAAGGGATCAGTCCTGAACGCTACAACCGTTGGTTAGTTGTCGTAATGATTGGGCTATCGTGTGCTTCTTTTAGCCGTCTTGCTGGCGGAGATTGGCATGTCTTTATGATGACGTTTATAGCTTCGGCTTGCGGTATGATTGTGAGACAAGAGATCGGTCATCGTCATTTCAATCCGTTATTAAATTTTGCTATTACCGCTTTTGTCACCACCACCATTTCAGCTCAGGCGGTGCTCTACAATATTGGTGGTCAACCCACTATCGTGATGGCTTCGTCAGTATTGATGCTAGTGCCTGGTTTTCCTTTGATTAACTCCGTAGCAGATATGCTTAAAGGCCATATAAATATGGGTCTCGCACGCTTCACCATGGCCAGTTTATTAACGTTGGCTACAAGCTTAGGTATTGTCGCAGCGATGAGCCTATCTGACGTATGGGGGTGGGTGAACTAA
- a CDS encoding universal stress protein, which yields MYKQILVPVDLNDKGFSDKAVELAVWHAKHSNAEIHILNVLPGIHMSMVASYFPKDAANQMKLDVKNQLKEFADKYIDDEVVYKVHVAEGKTYTTILDYAEKLGADLIVMPSHKRSKIDKVVLGSVASKVVQNSPINVLVIKPQG from the coding sequence ATGTATAAACAAATCCTTGTTCCTGTTGATCTTAACGACAAAGGCTTTTCTGACAAAGCTGTTGAATTAGCGGTATGGCACGCAAAGCACAGTAATGCTGAAATCCACATCTTGAACGTATTGCCGGGCATTCACATGTCGATGGTTGCGTCTTACTTCCCGAAAGATGCAGCAAACCAAATGAAGCTCGATGTGAAAAATCAGCTGAAAGAGTTTGCAGACAAGTACATCGACGATGAAGTAGTTTATAAGGTTCACGTTGCAGAAGGTAAAACCTACACAACGATTCTAGATTACGCAGAAAAGCTTGGGGCAGACCTGATTGTGATGCCTAGTCATAAGCGCTCGAAAATCGACAAAGTGGTACTGGGTTCAGTGGCGAGTAAAGTCGTACAGAATTCACCAATCAATGTATTGGTCATCAAACCTCAAGGCTAA
- the argR gene encoding transcriptional regulator ArgR has product MRNTEKQDNLVRAFKSLLKEERFGSQGEIVDALKHEGFESINQSKVSRMLTKFGAVRTRNAKMEMVYCLPAELGVPTVSSSLRELVLDIDHNNALVVIHTGPGAAQLIARLLDSLGKSEGILGVVAGDDTIFITPTLSVTTKQLFDSVCELFEYAG; this is encoded by the coding sequence ATGCGCAATACAGAAAAACAAGACAACTTAGTTCGTGCTTTTAAATCATTACTAAAAGAAGAACGTTTTGGTTCGCAAGGCGAGATTGTCGATGCCCTCAAACATGAAGGTTTTGAAAGTATCAACCAATCTAAAGTTTCGCGTATGTTAACTAAGTTTGGTGCAGTTCGAACTCGTAATGCAAAAATGGAGATGGTTTACTGTCTTCCTGCTGAACTTGGTGTTCCGACAGTTTCTAGCTCTCTAAGAGAATTAGTATTAGATATTGACCACAACAATGCATTGGTGGTGATACACACTGGCCCAGGTGCGGCGCAACTTATTGCTCGTTTATTGGACTCACTGGGTAAGTCGGAAGGTATACTAGGTGTTGTTGCAGGCGATGATACTATCTTCATCACTCCCACCCTGTCCGTTACCACTAAGCAATTGTTTGATTCTGTGTGCGAACTGTTTGAATACGCAGGATAA
- the folA gene encoding type 3 dihydrofolate reductase: protein MIISMIAAMANNRVIGKDNQMPWHLPADFAWFKRSTMGKPVVMGRKTYDSIGRPLPGRLNVVISRDESLEIEGVTTVTSIEKALELVSDVDEVMIIGGGSIYETCLPRANKLYLTYIDFDVDGDTQFPDWGEGWKQSFNDTYQADEKNKHDMEFVVLER, encoded by the coding sequence ATGATCATCAGCATGATAGCGGCAATGGCGAACAACCGTGTAATTGGTAAAGACAATCAGATGCCTTGGCATTTACCTGCAGATTTCGCATGGTTTAAACGTTCAACTATGGGCAAACCTGTCGTGATGGGGCGTAAAACTTACGATTCAATTGGTCGCCCTTTGCCGGGGAGGCTGAACGTTGTAATCAGCCGCGACGAGAGTTTAGAAATCGAAGGCGTAACGACGGTAACTTCGATTGAAAAAGCACTAGAGCTGGTAAGTGATGTTGATGAAGTGATGATCATCGGTGGTGGTTCAATCTATGAAACCTGCTTACCAAGAGCGAACAAGTTATACCTGACTTATATCGATTTTGATGTGGATGGTGATACTCAATTCCCAGACTGGGGAGAAGGTTGGAAGCAGAGCTTTAATGATACTTATCAAGCGGATGAGAAAAACAAGCACGATATGGAGTTTGTGGTTCTCGAGCGTTAA